Genomic segment of Mytilus edulis chromosome 12, xbMytEdul2.2, whole genome shotgun sequence:
AATATGATCCCTTTTATAACGAAGATGTTTATTTGAATTTATCATCTTCgcttttaaaatgataaattctaaataaatcgGCGATATATTCCTAAATTTGGTGAATAGCATAAAAtatccatttccattctctatacTGAAATATTATATGCTTAAAACCATTTGCAATACAATTGAATATTGAAAATGGATAAATGTTGCATTGATATATTTTAAGAATCATTATACAATCAATTAAACAGATATCAAACTGCAAACGCAAAGAACGTACCAGCAGCAGTGTACATATAAAAGAAGTTGGCTTGTCATGTTTCGGAATTTTTGttagattttcggaatcctctggttttatccatttataTGCCTTAAAAACAATTTgtccattgacccccatttttcttttaataaatcttttacatgtataatgataagctatCTGTCGAAGTcttataacattttaattatttttttaatagttttttagaacttaaacttgtcaatgataaagttataaaaagtcaagagagaacattttccagccacaatttcaatggctaatatctcgaaaacaagcacattgacctatatattattttgatttttttattccattattatttacctttcaatataaactagtgttttgaataGTGAGAAGCGAACTCCCGTAATGTTTTCATCATTTAAGATTTAATTCTTTAAACATGATAAGTATTCGGTGTGTACATTTTCGTTTCGatcttatttcaatataaaagagTGCCGTTATTTTTCTGTTTGATGAGATATGCCATTTTCTCAATATTAAGGGTGAATAAAGTGAAAAAACGACGACACAAACGTTACGTTATGGTGACGTCATGCTCATAATTTGTTatagttcatgattttctttaaataccctacaaattaaattatttgtacaATATGAACCGTAATGACATATAGTTCCTAAAATATTTTATGTGCACAGTATTAAAGAACTTCAAGTTTAAAAGGGATAATTTATTTCACGTCGAATCATTTGAAACTCTAGATCTTATATCACtttgatttttagttttagttaGACAAGTTTTCAATCCATTCACAATTTTAGAAATACGTAAAAGTATTTGACATTTAGTGTGGTGAATATCACATTTGCTTTGGATGAATACACTGTTTTATTCGAAATGAaactggtataaaaaaaaatactaaatgatTCCAATATTGAATAAATGGCCTTGTTTAGAACAAATAGAGTGTTCCGTATAAACATTCTCTAAACAATTAAAATCATGTACACATAACATATTCATTTTGTCATAATTGAAACcatatagataaaacaaaaaatataaatacgtCTTGTTTATGTCTGATATCGGGAGTATACATATGACGTCACCGTGATTAAATTTCAAAGACGATGCAACAGTTTCGCGGACTTTTTCATTTATGGCATTTTAAGCCATGATATTTATTAAatggaatttattttaatttgtggctttagaatggagataactgtGTTGTATTGAaagcttggccttcgtaaaacttgattttactgtcgcaaatattATTTTACTTAGCGACACgtaatttgcgacagtaaaatctacGTTTTATGAAGGCCAAGATTAGAATACAATAGGATTATCTGCTAAGTACAGGGACAAATAtagttttcttaatttttgttttatattttgaaaatgtatttcttatatttaatgtaaatAGAAATCATACACTAAAATTGTCCAAATATGTTTTGCAAATTCAATGTCTAGAATTTATTCACTTTGACTtgtaatatatttcttatatgaTCAGATTATTTTAATTAAACTGAACGCAGGATGATgttattagttatcttggtgtaatcaggggtgtacagaattttacaccgttgttgaaaattcatacaccctgaggcgcagccgaatgggtgtatgaattttcaacaacggtgtaaaattccgtacacccctgattacataATGAGTAGGTAAGTAGGTCGAATGATATATGACTTTATTGAACTTCACCGGATGCGGGATTGACTTACTgccttgaagacccattggttgccttggGGTGTTTTCTGCTCATTGGTTGGTGTCCTGTGGACACAAACCTTGTTTCTATATATTCCCTCGTCTAGTTCCTTGTTCAATCATCACTTGGAAAAGGATTTTATTATAAATCACAAGTTCAAATGaaagtgagaatggaaatggggaatgtgtcaaagagacaacaacccgaccaaagagcagacaactcTTTTTGCCTTATCAAACCTTCTTATTTCAAATCATCGTCACCACTTAGATCGTCTATGATCAATTAAATTATTCCTACCTGTTACTTTCCGAAGTATTAGAATAAAATTAAtgttggtatcttttgcctcacTTTAACTTATTTTTCTGATAGTATTGGtctttaactttttatattttgcataaaaaCTCGTCACTAATGTAACTAATGTATCaagttgacaaaaaaataaataagtattgATAAATATAagccacaaaaataaataaatcaacttCTATCCACTAATGGCATGGtaacaacattttttaatttttgagtcctcaatgctcttcaactttatacttctTTGGCTTTATCGATAGtttggtctgagcgtcactgatgagttttatttttaaaaaaacgtGCGTTTGGCTTATTAAACGATaagcctgttacctttgataactatttatactgcaactagttgtgtttatttcctaaatatagtatcatagctatattttgtataatgtctaTTTCaccatggaacactttctccacaatcaggggttcattaagggatgaaaataagcttGTAATTTAtgttacgatttaaaaagctatcaatgtattagtttatctatgacaaacgggacgatttcaaattcccaattatcaatttcccatttctcagcagtaacataccatctgccccttcgtatggtgtttacatatcacaattgatacgttattcacgtgcttgttcacactgtacggacttcatatacaggagtgtgctacttacgcagaaacttctccaacaaagttatgaggaggacagattaaaattgacaatccgtaaattttacggacaccatcacgaattggtggatccatacgatgtgtgtttaaccaaactagctaaggacatttttaccacatggtagattgtggtttgtcatttaatttatgtcgtctaatcttttaattaccaaacgtgacttattcccgattgtgactgttttgctgagtgtgaattcgcattactataagacgtgttaaggtacttgtctatcccaaattcatgtatttagtttaaatgtttaatgttatatttgtcggattttgtcaaatgtgttgacgtcttttctattatatttatgtgttatggaaacaaaaattaatcaccgccgtcatttattagatttaattttggtcaacataatctgtacgataatttacgtttgaagttggattcatagcAAACtgcacacacatatatatatatatatatatattatagttaattgctattaataagtattgcaatatgcattgtgtttaaatgcaatatcagtatttagttctattttaatctttaatcaatcctaattctatcttacttttgagatatagtttttcatatgttcaaatgtgacgtaatttttaatgccttttcaccatcgtatgtgacgtaatttttaatgccttttcaccatggtatgtgacgtcattttcataatttactgcgttgaggcctggactgaatcgggtgtgtctattctgtgttggtcattcattatgtatttgtgtttgttttatgtaatgagttaatatttcagcttcattatgtatatcttatattcatttgataaaatttactgtttgcaatagcattaattgttctaaataataaggatgttcttatcccaggcataaaaacttagccgtatttgacacaacctttttcaacttttgatcttcagtgctgtacaactttgtactttttttcgctttcgatcttttatatctggacgtcactggtgagtcttgtgtggacgaggcgcgtttttggcgtattaaattttaaacctgatgctttttgttattcattaatcatgtgtttctttgtctaatacgttttcctatttatttgtattatagtcctgtaatattatgttgtcatttctatattatatttaacattgccattaaagtgcgaggttttgcatgccacaaaaccaggttcaacccaccgtttattcctttaaaaatgtcctgtaccaagtcaggaatatggccattgttatattatagttcgtttctgtgtgtgttacaatttaacgttgcgtcgtttgttttttcttatttttgagtgtaaattgacattgcgacaagacgtgtcacggtacttgtctatccctaattcatgtatttggttctgatgttatatttgttattctcgtgtgattttgtctgatgcttggtccgtttctgtgtgtgttagttacattgtagtgttgtgtcgttgttctcctcttatatttatgcgtttccctcagttttagtttgttaccccgattttgttttttgtccatggatttatgagtttgaacagcggtatactactgttgcctttatttatgttgcagtataaaaacaatgttaggtcaatgtcataaaaatatcaacttttttgtactcggcgcaaaactgaggaagggctcggtagaacctGGCTCTTCCCTATTTTCTACGCCTCATACCAAAAAGtagatatttttctttcattgacctaatattgtatatttatccCTCCAGAGTTTTATTAACCAGGTACCAGGGCAGTTTTATTCGTTTGTCGTACATATTGGATTGTCTATTATTTTGAGATTGTTGAAAGCATATTTTTTAAAGCTTCTTTTTAGTTTACTCATAATTGAAACGGATTGATTTTTTATAACTAGACCCGTCTGGTAACTGTCTTAACGGATTTTAACCCTCGTCACAATTTTTCCCTAGCCAGTTCAACACTTATATTAAAACATTACTTAGACTCATATCAAGGATTTCTTGTAAGTCTTGGTTTTAAATGTTCGTAAGATATTCAGATTCTTCTGGTTCTATCGATGTAATGACATTAAACAATTTACCGATAAACATCTGCCTTTTTACTATTCATATTACCTATAGTTCATAGTTTAAAAAGccgtttttgaaaattttgtttaaacatgtaaaatCGTTGTTGTTCATTCATAGTTCcggataaaaagaaaaaaagacaatggtgaataataaaaaaatctgctTTAACTAATgacattaatttattttattttcaaacagaGTAACTGAATCAAAGGTGCTGACTACTTTACCTGATACCATTTCGACATAGCTCTGTTTTTCTTCAGAATCAATGCGGAAGAGCTCTTGATTAGAGTAATTGCAGGCTCCTAAAAAATCCAATTTATTCGCAGACATCGGTGGGTTGAAATTATAGCAAATATGTAGTTGTCTGTAGTAGAAAAAACTGTTTGGGCACGGACCATATTCTGAAACAATGATTACAGAATTAAATCTTTAGATTATCTTCTGGCTCTATCGATGTAATGACATTAAACAATTTACCAGCAAACATCTGCCTTTTTACTATTCATATTACCTATAGTTCATAGTTTAAAAAGTAGTTGtctgttttagaaaaaaatctatttggGCACAGACCATATTCTGAAACAAAGATCATAGATTTACATCTAAAAATTATCATTTTAGGTCGCACTTTTGTTAACATCAACTGGTATGTAATTTTCCATAGAAACTTCTTTTACTGCtcaagggggctcctgggtataactcaattttttttctaatataggatttcgctatacttttttataaatgaactttatcatatacttaaaagaaaaatgaaataacaaaatgggggtcaccgttcatttaagctccaCAGTCTGcctccggaagaagcatacatttttggtAATGTCATTTATTTCTGTTGATCttataggagaaatagaggtaatatcgaaataaaaaaataacctaattacagaaattgcttaaattttacaattatttagctAATCATTGAATGGAAAGCTCATATGCACTccattttttactttcaaattattACAAGGGCgatgcggcatattttcaacatttattaggccctataaacattttttgattcgagcgtcactggtgaattttttggagacgaaacgcgcgtctggcatacatataaaattttaatcctggtatctatgatgagtttatttgcacacatataaaatttaaataactaaGACTTGATCTATTACTGCTTACCTATCCAAAGTTCTTTTTGACAGTTTTTACAAACCCTTGATATGtgattttaaattgatattttaatgtCTACTATTTCATACAATAAAACCCCCTAAACATTTCCAGGTAAATATTCTACAAAACGTTCGTATTTCGTCAGTATCTTCACAGTGATAAGCCGTATTGctgtaattgttttatttgtttatacgGGACTTATTGTTTGGATTGTCTCTTTGATATTTGATCTccctttttaaaataataatatgtaatagATGTGATAAGATTGTTGTAACATACACGACCATCTTTAGTAAAATCATGTTAGatgaagtctttattagataTTTTTAGTGTATAAAGAAAGTCTTTAACGTTGTTAAAAGTCATTGCAGAGGAAAACTTGATTCAGGATTGAAGGCCCATTGGTGTCCTTcggctattttctgctctttggttagaCTGTTgcctctttgaaacattccccaatTCCACTTTCAATTTTATTGCTTGCATTTGTtaaagttaaagatagaaatatatttgaACAATTAAACGTttgatgtaacacgtcttctgattgattgaaatatttttgtatatcagctcatagacattaTTCTGTTATTTAACGGAGACGTCAATGACTGTTTTTCCTGAAATGAAATAGCAACGGCAATCACGTATACCGTTTGATGAGCTATTATGATGTATATTCTGCATTTTCTTTAACTTAGAGTGACAACACCAATATGTTCAACTTCTGCATGTTCTTGCTTTCCAAAAACTTAAGCCGTATATCTTCATTATTCTCCTTTATCctcatatacatatttatatttattatattagtTTCCATCTTTCAGTTCTTTCAATCCTGACCCTAGCTTATTGGTGCTACAATTGCCATCACTCTACAGTTCCAACCTCTACTTTTGTACTGGCAGCgtgtttgtctttctttcttttttttgtagtcttaattaaacatattaattcaatttaacatttttgtaGCTCGCGTATATGACTTCATCATATGTTAAGTTAACCAAAATATCCAAAAAGACATCCTCGAAAGTCGAATTAATTGTGggaaaattctttttaaatattcgCGTTCGCTTATTTATTCTAATATAGCAgaactgattgaaaaaaaaaaccaaacaaaaaaaccaaacaaacaaaaaaaaaaataattgaaaaaggaGATAATTATAATAGCTTACCATCATTTGTCAAATATGACCTCCATCCTTCACCTGTCTTCGTCGCAGTGTATGTAAACGGATCCGAATGTAAAATACATATCTGCGTTATCCTATTGTGGAATATTCTCAAACATCGCTGTTCTTTGCCGCATCGTGCAACGCAGTCTAAAAGTGATCTAACAGTTTGGATGCTAACAGCATTTGCATCCTGGTATTTGTCATCAAAAGAATTTTGGTAGATTCCAGAAAGCTGTCTGAATGTAGTATAGCTTTCTATAAATCCAAAGAGTATAATAATATACAGACTTTCACAGATCATAGCTACTCATTTCTGTATATCTTTACCAGAGCTTACATAAAATCATCTATCCATCGATTTCAATTCGGTTTTTAAATTGgtagatatttattttgtttgatacaaaacaatcagttaaattgaaCATCGATACTTAACACTCTACGATATAACAGGTACGATACTTCCTCGTCTCCAGTCTGAAATATCTACTACATACTAATGAGCAACTCTTGTagaatacattttaattttatcaatattgAAATTGTCACCTGCAATCATTCCATTATTTACTCTTGTTGTTCACTAAGATTAGCATTTATGATAacaagcctggtacctttgataactaattaaacatGCAAGTTTAATATTAATGCAACAAAAAGGTATATGAGTACCGAGTGACGCAAACgtagtttatcgatgttcaaattAATTAAGAAGACAGAACCAGGAAATCAACAAAAAATGTGGGGTTTCATAAATCCCAAAAGAAGAAACCAGCTGCGTTGAAAGAATAACCAGGTAATTTTCACAATCGGGAATAGGACCatgaaaattaaaagatgaaattactcattgttgacggccgtacggtgacctatagttcttaatgtctgtgtcatttttttttttagatagttgtctcattggcaatcataccacatcttcttttttataaccatatttatcatatgtttagtagtaaatacagtagttttgcatatgtgataaatagcctgctgttaaATCCATATCGCgtaactttgatgcgcaccctttatcacataccctttatcacacccctaccctttatcgcataccctttatcatacccctaccctttatcacacccctaccctttatcgcataccctttatcatacccctaccctttatcacacccctactttttttttctttttttttttacataaagtcagttttggttttttttttgcttaagaaaaattttcctcaaaataggtaaattttttgaatgacgtcattgtttggtatgtgacgtcacgaacgtcgagttttcatattgtatgtgacgtcacgaacgtcaagttttcatattttttggcacactaaatgcaactatgaaaaatacaaaacacacaaattaatacaataataaacaaaatatttttaaaacaacagcacgcaaattgtaaggtaacccaggtgcttcggataagtacttgagcagttcttttaaggcctttgaaacaagacaaaagtagaactgaaggtaacccagtgctatggatcagaaaacagttcatataatataatactcttctgttgaaatatatgataaagtgtataatgcatggcaaaatccgtatcacatgccgtatcaccctcgaccaatatcatccctcgggcctaaaggcccttgggctgatattgatgtctcgggatgatacgacatatgatacggattttgccatgtattattctctatgtataACTATCTTGTGCTGGAAAAACATGTTGCTATTGAGTTGAGACATAGACATATTGTAATGATTAACCCATACTCGACTGATATAttgtacaataaatatataaagagtagacttcagttatttttttttcatcaatttttttttagtaggGAGCACACTCATGTGAATGAAGTCAATATAGTTTGTACAAacgtaacgtatcaattgagtttaaacatgttaaaaaacacACAATATAGTTGTTTAAAATCAACTTTGTTAACCAACCGGtcaaatatcaaatatagtttGTTCCAAAAATAGTACAACACAATGTAAAAGTATTATTGGTAAAgtgcaggtgggttttttttttttattaattttcatttattgtctaaaagaaaagCACTATGAAATAAATGTGTACTCGGAACGTAATTTTCgagtgatttttatcattcagactgatttattttaaaaacgaATCCACAGACCCTtctgtttttaaatgaaaatgggTTGATAAtatatgaagattatttgtataAACTCTTATCATAATCATAAAAAAGT
This window contains:
- the LOC139499448 gene encoding uncharacterized protein translates to MICESLYIIILFGFIESYTTFRQLSGIYQNSFDDKYQDANAVSIQTVRSLLDCVARCGKEQRCLRIFHNRITQICILHSDPFTYTATKTGEGWRSYLTNDEYGPCPNSFFYYRQLHICYNFNPPMSANKLDFLGACNYSNQELFRIDSEEKQSYVEMVSANIASVHPTGICIQGTNTIDVSNAWTFYDGTPMTFFKWIPSEPIGLGWIRINRGIDFGWEVPPRPNWWTCTYMCEIRII